GCCCGAACCGCTGAAAATGGGCAGCTTCTGCCCTCTGACCAGAACGTTCAGGCCGTCCATGGCAGAAATACCTGTTTCGATGAATTCAGCGGGCGGGATGCGGGACGCCGGGTTGGCGGGTATGCCGTTGATATCCAGATAGGCGTCGGAAACGATGGGGGGGCCGCCGTCTATGGGGTTTCCGCTGCCGTCGAAGATCCTCCCCAGAATGTCCGGGGAAACGGGCAGTTTCAGGGTCTCGCCCTTGTAGATGACCTTGCTTTCAAGAAGGTCGACCTCGCTGACGCCTCCGAAAACCTGGACGACGGTCGTTTCCTTTCCGACTTCGATAACCTGGCCCGTCCTCAACTCGCCGTTGCCGAGCTGAACGTCAACCACCTCGTCATACCGAATCCCCGGAATACTCTCGATTACCAGGAGTGACCGCCGAGCCACGGCGATTGCCTTTGTTTGTCGAGTAAAGAGTTGCGGAGCCTCCATCACGTGCCTCCTCCTTCTTGATAGCCGGTGCTTCTGCTTTTTTCGATATCCGACAGAAGCTCTTCGACGTACCGGTCGAAATCCTCTCCGGGAATATCTTTCATGCGGGATATCCGCTGCCTCACGTTAAGAGCCGCTATTTCGCCGACGAGCGTGCCCGATTCAACCATCTCCCTGCTCATGTCATAGAACTTGATGATGGCGTTGATCATCCTGTGCGTTCGTTCCGGTTCGGTGTAGGTGTCCACGGGGTGGAAGGCGCTCTGCATCAGGAAGTCTTCCCGAATCATTCGAGCCGCCAGGAGCAGCAGCTTGTCGTCTTCGGGCAAGGCTTCCGGTCCCACGAGTCGCACGATTTCTTCGAGATCGGCCTCCTTCTGGAGGGTGGTCAGTGTCTTGTTCCTCACGTCGTTGTATTCGTCACTGATTCTGTTCCACCACAGGTCCACGGAATCGGCATACAGGCTGTAGCTCTGGAGCCAGTTGATCGTGGGGAAGTGTCGCTTGTTGGCCAGCGCGACGTCGAGCGAATACAAAGCATCGATTATTCTCAACGTGGCCTGGGTAACGGGTTCACTGAAGTCCGCTCCGGGAGGGCTCACGGAACCGATGACCGTGGCCGATCCCATACGTTCCGGGCTTCCTACGCACTCAACCCGTCCTGAACGTTCGTAGAACATGGACAGCCGCGATCCGAGGTAGGTGGGAAAACCCTCCTCGCCGGGCGTTTCCTCCAGTCTGGCGCCGATCTCCCGCATGGCCTCCGCCCAGCGGGACGTTGAATCAGCCACGAGAAGAACATCATAACCCATGTCCCGGAAGTATTCAGCCATGGTGATGCCGATGAAAATACTGATTTCGCGGGCGACAACGGGCATGTTCGACGTGTTGGCCACGAATATTTCCTTTTCCTGGAGCATCCTCCCCGTTGCGGGGTCCTTCAGCTGCTTAAAGCTGTGGAGAACATCGGCCATCTCGTTCCCCCGCTCACCGCAGCCAACGTAGATATTAAGATGCGTCTGGGACCACCGGGCCATCTGCTGAAGATTGACCGTTTTCCCCGTGCCGAATCCTCCCGGAATTGCCGCCTTTCCACCCAGGGCAAGAGGGAAGAGATAGTCGATGATTCTCGTGCCCGTCACCAGGAGATCGATGGGATCGAAACGACGCTTGTAAACGCGGGGCTTCCGGGCGGGCCAACGCTGCACCATGGTCAGCTCCCGACGGTCTCCGTTGTTTTCCAGGACCGCGATGGTATCTTCTATGGTGAAGTGCCCTTCTTTAATTTCCCTGATAGTACCCTCAAGACCTATGGGAATCATGATTTTGTGCTCTATGAGGCCTGTTTCCGGAACGCTTCCGATGATATCACCCTCCCGCACGGTATCACCGGCCTTGACGGTGGGAGTGAAGTGCCATTTTTTGTCTCTGTCAAGGGGGGGGGTACGGGTTCCCCGGACAATGAAATCTCCGATTTCATCCTGCATGGTCACCAGCGACCGCTGGACCCCGTCATAGATATTCCCCACCATGCCGGGGCCGAGCTCGACCATGAGTATTTCCTGCGTTCCCGTGACCGGTTCGCCTACGCGCAGTCCTGCCGTGTCTTCATACACCTGGATGACGGCCTTGTCCCCTTCGAGTCCGATAATCTCTCCGGTAAGACGGTCGTCGCCCACGTCGACCACCTCGTAGACCTGTGAACCGCGCATGTCTTCGGCAATTACGACCGGTCCTGAAATTCTCCAGATTTTCCCCATTTGTCTCGCCTCACTTTGTTGTTTTACTGTTACCGGATTATCGAGCCCGGTACCGGTTCATGACTGTCCAGCCTGGGGGTTCTATATCTCCACATTAAAACCGATAAGGTTCTTGGTATAATTTTTGTAAAAGGATTTCACATCCATGGGTTCCGTCCTCAGGCCCGGCGGATATTCAATAACCGCTTTCTTCGGGACGCCCCGCGCCTGCCTCATCCGTACCAGCATGTCAGCCACGTGAACGGTCCAGTCGTCGGGAATCATGATGATCCCCACCGACCGGTCCTGGAGAAACGTTTCAAAGCCGATCCGGATTTTTTCTCGAAGATCCACGCCGCTGTCTTCCTCCACACGGCAGTACTTGCCGACTCCGGCCAGCCTCATGAGTGATGTCTGGTCATCGGTGCCGATTATCGCTATTTCCAGATCCTGCAGTATTCTCATGATAGCATCACCAGATAGTCGCGTGTTTCTGACGGTTCCACGCCGTCATTGACTGTTTTCAGAAGCAGCCGCACGTTGCGTATTTCGAGTTCCTTGAGCAGGAAGTACCACAACAGGT
This genomic interval from Syntrophales bacterium contains the following:
- a CDS encoding V-type ATP synthase subunit F, encoding MRILQDLEIAIIGTDDQTSLMRLAGVGKYCRVEEDSGVDLREKIRIGFETFLQDRSVGIIMIPDDWTVHVADMLVRMRQARGVPKKAVIEYPPGLRTEPMDVKSFYKNYTKNLIGFNVEI
- a CDS encoding V-type ATP synthase subunit A produces the protein MGKIWRISGPVVIAEDMRGSQVYEVVDVGDDRLTGEIIGLEGDKAVIQVYEDTAGLRVGEPVTGTQEILMVELGPGMVGNIYDGVQRSLVTMQDEIGDFIVRGTRTPPLDRDKKWHFTPTVKAGDTVREGDIIGSVPETGLIEHKIMIPIGLEGTIREIKEGHFTIEDTIAVLENNGDRRELTMVQRWPARKPRVYKRRFDPIDLLVTGTRIIDYLFPLALGGKAAIPGGFGTGKTVNLQQMARWSQTHLNIYVGCGERGNEMADVLHSFKQLKDPATGRMLQEKEIFVANTSNMPVVAREISIFIGITMAEYFRDMGYDVLLVADSTSRWAEAMREIGARLEETPGEEGFPTYLGSRLSMFYERSGRVECVGSPERMGSATVIGSVSPPGADFSEPVTQATLRIIDALYSLDVALANKRHFPTINWLQSYSLYADSVDLWWNRISDEYNDVRNKTLTTLQKEADLEEIVRLVGPEALPEDDKLLLLAARMIREDFLMQSAFHPVDTYTEPERTHRMINAIIKFYDMSREMVESGTLVGEIAALNVRQRISRMKDIPGEDFDRYVEELLSDIEKSRSTGYQEGGGT